The Sandaracinus amylolyticus genomic interval GTTCGAGTCGTACGTCGACGTGATGGTGAGCTACGTGCGCGCGCAGCAGAGCGCGAAGCGACAGCGTCGGCCCGACAGCTTCGAGATCGAAGGCGAGGACGAGGCGAGCGATCCGCTGCAGTGATCAGGATGCGACCCACGGCGGCGCGAGCAGGCGGCGCTTGCCGTCGGCGCTGCGAGGTGTCGTGTCGTCGAGGGACTCGCGATCCCAGCGCTGGCACGTGACCTCCTTGTGCGATTGGTCGAGCGCCTCGCAGTAATTCGTGAAGAGGCAGCGACGGATGTCGTCGCCGCGGCCGCGCCGGAGCTTCTCGAAGAAGTCGGGATCGGCGAGCGCCTGGCGCGCCATCGCGACGATGTCCGCGTCGCCGCGCGCGAGGATGGACTCGGCTTGATCGAAGGTCGCGATGCCGCCCGCGGTGACGATCGGCGTGGTGAGATCGTGATCGCGCAGCGCGCGGCGGATCGTCGCGGCGAGCAGGACGTTGCGACCGAACGGGCCGGGCGGGCCGCTGTGCACGGTGGGCATGCACTCGTGGCCGCTCGGGCCGGTGTAGGGATACGCGGCCTCGCCGACCTTCGGTTGTTTCGCGTCCTCGAACCGGCCGCCCTTGCTGATGCTCAGGAAGTCCATGCCGGCACGGGCGAATTCGAGGGCGAAGAAGGTCGCGTCGTCGATGCGTGAGCCGCCCTCGACCACGTCGTCGCCGAGGAAGCGCGCGCCGACGACGTAGTCGGGGCCGACGGCGTCGCGCACTGCGCGGTAGGTCTCGAGCGGAAGGCGCACGCGGTGCTCGCGGGGGCCGCCGTATCCGTCCGCGCGATCGTTCAGGCGCGAGAGGAACGACGACATCGTGTACGCGTGCGCGTAGTGCAGCTCGACTCCATCGAACCCTGCTTCGCGCGCGCGGCGCGCCGCATCGGCGAAGAGCGGCGGGATCGTGCGCGGCAGATCGCGGATGTGCGGGAGGTGCGTGTCGGTGACGCGCTCGCGATGGCCGATCGTGAGCGACTCGTGATCGCGCGGGGATAGATAGTCGCGGAGCGCGTCGTCGTCCTGCGCGAGGAGGAACGCGCGGATCTCGGAATCGCTCGCGCCCGGAACGCGCGCGCGGAGCGCGTCGTCGATCACGAGGAAGCGCTCGAGGAACTTCTCGCGCGGCGGGCGGCGCTTGATCGCGAGGAAGTCGATGATCTGCAGGAACAAGCGGGTGCGCCCGCGCGATGCGTCGCGCACTGCCTCGGTGAGGCGACGCAGCCCGGGCACGAATCGATCGTGGCCGATGCGCAGCAGCGGTCCGCTCGGCACGTCGCGGATGCCCGTCGCTTCGACGACGATCACGCCGGGCGCGCTCTCCGCGAAGCGCCGGTACCAGCCGATCACGTTCTCGGTGACGAAGCCGTCCTCGGTGGCGCGCCACGGGACCATCGCGGGGATCCACGTGCGCTCGTGCGCCTCGATCGGGCCGATGCGCACCGGGGAGAGCCAGCGCGAGCGTCGCGCTTCGTCCTCGGTGGGCCAGCGTTCGACGGGCAGGAGGCGGAGGAGCCGCTTGTCTTCGCGGGCGCGGGGCGCGGGCATGCGAGGCGAGGACGGTATGGCATGCTCGCCGCTTTCGCGAGCGTGGAGCGTGCGATGGCGAGGATGGGCGTGTGGAGCGTCGGGACCGTGGCGATC includes:
- a CDS encoding NADH oxidase is translated as MPAPRAREDKRLLRLLPVERWPTEDEARRSRWLSPVRIGPIEAHERTWIPAMVPWRATEDGFVTENVIGWYRRFAESAPGVIVVEATGIRDVPSGPLLRIGHDRFVPGLRRLTEAVRDASRGRTRLFLQIIDFLAIKRRPPREKFLERFLVIDDALRARVPGASDSEIRAFLLAQDDDALRDYLSPRDHESLTIGHRERVTDTHLPHIRDLPRTIPPLFADAARRAREAGFDGVELHYAHAYTMSSFLSRLNDRADGYGGPREHRVRLPLETYRAVRDAVGPDYVVGARFLGDDVVEGGSRIDDATFFALEFARAGMDFLSISKGGRFEDAKQPKVGEAAYPYTGPSGHECMPTVHSGPPGPFGRNVLLAATIRRALRDHDLTTPIVTAGGIATFDQAESILARGDADIVAMARQALADPDFFEKLRRGRGDDIRRCLFTNYCEALDQSHKEVTCQRWDRESLDDTTPRSADGKRRLLAPPWVAS